ATTACCGGCCGCAAGGAAATTGAGCTGGCGCTACAGCAGGCCAACACCCGCCTGCAGCACCTCAGCGGGGCCGTGCTGCAAGCGCAGGAGGTAGAGCGCCAGCGCATTGCCGAAAGCCTGCACAACGGCCTGGGCCAGGTGCTGTACGCCGCTAAGCTGCAGCTCGATCAGCTGCCCAGCCCGCAGGCCCTGGCCGATGCGCCCAGGCAAGCCGCCGCCCGCCGCGAGGCCGACCGCCTGCTGGCCGAGGCCATCCGGCTTACGCGCAGCATCTCGCACGAGCTCACGCCCCGCATCGTGGCCGAGCTGGGCCTGGAGGCTGCCCTGCAGGACATTTGCCGCAGCCTGAGCACCGGCCTGCTGCACATGCAATGCCTTGTATTGCTCGACGACGACCTGCCCCTGACGCTGCAGGTAGCCTTGTACCGCCTGGCGCAGGAGCTGGCCCAGAACATCGTAAAGCACGCCGGCGCCACCGAGGCCACCCTGGAGGTGGCCACGCGCCCCGGCTGGGTGGTAATGCAGATTGAGGACAACGGCCGCGGCTTTGCGCCCGACGAGCCCACCACCGGCATCGGCCTGAAAACCCTCCGCGACCGGGTAGATTTGCTCGGCGGCATCACCCACATCAGCACCTCGGCCCGGCAAGGCACGCGCATCCAGGTGCGCATTCCGCTGGCCTAGGTCATTATTCTGAGCCATGGTCGAGGCATCCCGGGTGCTGGTGCCCAACGTCATGTCGAGCTTGTCGAGACATCTCGCCGGATAGTAACTGTCATCCTGAGGCGTCAGCCGAAGGACCTTCTCACGTGTGAACGATGCGCCTTGGTCGGTGAACCTCACCCCCCGGCCCCCTCTCCAAAGGGAGAGGGGGAGCGGCTAGTATCCGGCGTCAGCACGCCAGATGCGTCGCCTACGCTCGGCCTGAGGTTTACGACCTAGGGAACAGCGCCCAGGCAAGGTGCCTACCGACCACGGCCTTGCGTATCAACAAGTGCGGCACGAGCCATTCCACCACTTGCCCACAACTCCTAGGTCGGGTAAACCCAAAAACCGCGCAGGAGCCGCAAGCCCACGCCTGGCACAGGCGCGGAAGAATGTGCTTTCGTTGCGGATTTGTTGTGGGTTGAATATCAGTGCAGTAGCACGGCGGGCCGTGCTCGGCACCTAGGGGCAACACCCACGGGCAGGAGGGGAAGAAGCGCGGTAGCAGCAAGCAAAAAATTATTGAGCGTGAGCAAACAATGTAGTATTGCTACCGTTTATGATAGTAAAGCTATCATCCATAAACCTAACCCCTCTGATGTAACCCACGGCACAACCCCAGCAAGCACCCAACGGGCGCCCGGCGCGAGGCGGTACGCGCAGCTTATCCGTTCACTTCAACCTTTTTCCAAAGCCATGAAACTCCTGTTGTTGCTTCGTTCGATGCTGACGCGCCAACGTTTAGGAGCCGCGCAGCCGCTGTTGCCCCGCAGCGCCCAAGCCACCCGGTACCACGTGCTCAAACGCCGCATCGTGAGCCTGCGCACGCGCCTGCGGCGGCCCGGCGGGCCGGCTTTTCTGGCGGGCCGTTTGTTGCTGGCGTTGCCCCTGGTGGCCCTGCTGAGCAGCTGCACCGTGGTGCGGCAAGGCGAGGTGGGGGTACGCCGCCGGTTGGGCCAAATCGATCAGCAGGTGGTGTACGCCGGGCCCAAGGTGTTCAACCCCTTCGTCAGCACCATCATTAAAGTGCCCACCACCACGCAGAACCTCGAAATCCGCTCGAACCTGCCCTCGAAGGAAGGCCTGACGGTGGGCTCCGAAATTTCCATTCTGTACCGCGTGCAGGGCCAGCAGGTGCCCCTGGTGCTCGAAAACGTGGGCCTGCAGTACGCCGATGTGCTGATTATGCCGGTGTTTCGCTCGGCGGCGGCCGATGTGTGCGCCCGCTACTTTGCCAAGGACATGCACAGCGCCGAGCGAGCCACCATCGAGCGGGCCATACGCGACCAAATGAGCCAGGTGCTAACGGAGCGCGGCTTTGTGATTGAAAACGTGCTGCTGAAAAACATTGTGCTGCCCGGCGGCCTGGCCAAGGCCATCGAAGACAAGCTGGAAGCCGAGCAGGATGCACAACGCATGGAGTTTCTGAAGCAGCGCGAAACCAAGGACGCCGAGCGCCGGGTGATTGAGGCCGAAGGCCAGCAGCGCATTGCCATTGTGCGGGCCGAGGGCGAGCGGCAGGCCGCCATCATCCGGGCGCAGGGCCAGGCCGATGCCATGCGCATCGAGGCCGAGGCGGTGCGCACCACCAACCGGCTCATCAACCAGGGCCTCACAAAAGAGGTGCTGCGCTACAAAGGCATCGAGGCGTTCCGGGAGCTATCGAAGTCGCAGAATGCCAAAACCATCATTTCGGGCGGTGAAATGCCCATCGTTAATACGCTGGTGCAGTAGTGGTGGGGCGGGTATCGATGCGTCGTGTTTTGGTGGGCAGCTTGGTGCGTAAGCTGATCGGCTGCCTGTTGGGCCTGCTGCTCCCGGTGCTGGGGGCGCAGGCCCAGCAAAACCTGTTCAACATTCCGGCCGGCGACCTGACGCCGCGCGGCAAGGTGTTCTTTCAGCACCAGACCAACCTCTACGACCTCCACACCTTCGAGTCGAAAAATCACTTTGTGTACGGGCTGGGGGGCGGTTTTGAGGTCGGCCTGAAC
The sequence above is drawn from the Hymenobacter sp. YIM 151858-1 genome and encodes:
- a CDS encoding prohibitin family protein, producing MKLLLLLRSMLTRQRLGAAQPLLPRSAQATRYHVLKRRIVSLRTRLRRPGGPAFLAGRLLLALPLVALLSSCTVVRQGEVGVRRRLGQIDQQVVYAGPKVFNPFVSTIIKVPTTTQNLEIRSNLPSKEGLTVGSEISILYRVQGQQVPLVLENVGLQYADVLIMPVFRSAAADVCARYFAKDMHSAERATIERAIRDQMSQVLTERGFVIENVLLKNIVLPGGLAKAIEDKLEAEQDAQRMEFLKQRETKDAERRVIEAEGQQRIAIVRAEGERQAAIIRAQGQADAMRIEAEAVRTTNRLINQGLTKEVLRYKGIEAFRELSKSQNAKTIISGGEMPIVNTLVQ